One genomic window of Prochlorococcus sp. MIT 0801 includes the following:
- the fabZ gene encoding 3-hydroxyacyl-ACP dehydratase FabZ produces the protein MGLLPHRYPFALVDRVIEHDQGKKAVAIKNVTLNEPQFQGHFPDRPLMPGVLIVEAMAQVGGLIVSQMPDLPKGLFVFAGIDSVRFRRPVVPGDQLLISCELISIKRKRFGKVRGEAKVNGQLVCSGDLMFSLVD, from the coding sequence ATGGGGCTTTTGCCACATAGATATCCCTTTGCGCTTGTGGACAGAGTGATAGAACATGATCAAGGCAAGAAAGCTGTGGCAATAAAAAATGTCACTCTTAATGAGCCTCAATTTCAAGGCCATTTCCCCGATAGACCCTTAATGCCAGGAGTTTTAATAGTAGAAGCAATGGCTCAGGTAGGTGGTTTGATTGTTTCTCAAATGCCTGATCTTCCAAAAGGACTTTTTGTGTTCGCTGGGATTGATTCAGTCCGGTTTAGGCGTCCAGTGGTTCCTGGAGATCAATTATTGATATCTTGTGAGTTGATAAGCATCAAAAGGAAGAGATTTGGGAAAGTTAGGGGAGAAGCAAAAGTGAATGGTCAGCTGGTTTGTTCCGGAGATTTGATGTTCTCTCTTGTGGATTGA
- a CDS encoding leucyl aminopeptidase: MQISAVPKEINEWSGSVLIAGILEGTIESQINLFKTIIKDTFLIQRFIDSKFEGKKNQKLSIELIEGKVKKVIFVGLGKAETLRIDDLRKATSIGTRQVSGYEKKLGIFFPWDAFEPSSAACAVGEAVRLSSIKDLRFKSDPKESTSIDEVELIGLDTKTTKSAIEEINPICEGVKFARELVSAPPNFLTPYQMAKEAEKLANDYDLDLKVLDKKECEDQGMGAYLAVAKGSDLDPNFIHLKYSSKNAKNKVVLIGKGLTFDSGGYNLKVGASQIEKMKYDMGGSASVLGAARAIAELKPNNIEIHFIVAACENMINGSALHPGDIIKASNGKTIEVNNTDAEGRLTLADALVYACKLKPDAIIDLATLTGACVIALGDEIAGLWTDNDQLSEQLTKAAGKAGEGIWRMPMQDSYKSGIKSTIADLQNTGPRPGGSITAALFLKEFVNSSIPWAHIDIAGTCWTEKDRDITPKGATGYGVRTLVNWIKALSLNTN, from the coding sequence ATGCAAATTTCAGCAGTCCCCAAAGAAATTAACGAATGGTCAGGATCAGTTCTTATTGCTGGGATTTTGGAAGGAACAATCGAAAGCCAAATTAATTTATTTAAGACAATAATAAAAGATACTTTTTTGATCCAAAGGTTTATTGATTCAAAATTCGAAGGCAAAAAAAATCAGAAATTATCAATTGAACTCATAGAAGGCAAAGTTAAAAAAGTGATTTTTGTAGGCTTAGGCAAGGCCGAAACTCTTCGAATTGATGATCTGCGGAAAGCAACTTCAATTGGTACTCGTCAAGTTTCAGGCTATGAAAAAAAGTTAGGAATATTTTTCCCCTGGGATGCATTTGAGCCTTCCTCCGCTGCATGCGCAGTTGGCGAAGCAGTTAGATTGTCGTCTATTAAAGATTTAAGATTCAAATCAGATCCAAAGGAATCTACTTCAATAGATGAAGTTGAATTGATAGGTTTGGACACCAAAACCACTAAATCAGCGATTGAGGAAATAAATCCAATTTGCGAAGGAGTTAAATTTGCAAGAGAACTTGTTTCAGCCCCTCCCAATTTTCTTACCCCATATCAAATGGCGAAAGAGGCTGAGAAGTTAGCCAATGATTATGATCTTGACTTGAAAGTTCTAGATAAAAAAGAGTGCGAAGATCAAGGAATGGGAGCTTACTTAGCAGTTGCTAAAGGATCAGATCTAGATCCTAATTTTATACATTTAAAATATTCTTCAAAAAACGCAAAAAACAAAGTCGTATTAATTGGCAAAGGCTTAACTTTTGACTCTGGTGGATACAACTTAAAAGTAGGTGCCTCTCAAATTGAAAAAATGAAGTACGACATGGGAGGGAGTGCTTCTGTACTTGGAGCAGCCAGAGCCATCGCAGAATTAAAACCGAATAACATCGAGATTCATTTTATTGTTGCTGCATGTGAAAATATGATTAACGGTTCTGCATTGCATCCTGGAGATATCATCAAAGCTTCGAATGGGAAAACCATTGAAGTAAACAATACCGATGCAGAAGGAAGATTAACTTTAGCTGATGCTTTGGTTTATGCATGCAAACTGAAGCCTGACGCCATTATAGATTTAGCCACTCTTACTGGTGCTTGTGTCATTGCATTAGGAGATGAAATAGCAGGTTTATGGACTGACAATGATCAGCTTTCTGAGCAATTAACAAAAGCTGCTGGTAAAGCTGGAGAGGGTATTTGGAGAATGCCAATGCAAGATTCATATAAATCGGGAATTAAATCAACTATTGCTGATTTGCAAAACACAGGGCCTAGGCCAGGGGGTTCTATTACTGCTGCCTTGTTTCTCAAAGAATTTGTGAACTCAAGCATTCCATGGGCGCACATTGATATAGCAGGTACATGCTGGACAGAAAAAGATAGAGATATAACTCCAAAGGGTGCAACTGGTTATGGAGTTAGAACGTTAGTTAATTGGATTAAGGCGTTGAGTCTAAACACCAATTAA
- the purC gene encoding phosphoribosylaminoimidazolesuccinocarboxamide synthase, producing MNHIQGSLIYEGKAKRVFACENPNRVLIEFKNDATAFNAKKRSEIEGKGRLNCKISAALFKLLESNGIPTHFIELQSETFMIADKIEVIPLEVVIRNIATGSLCRETPINQGTILNPPLLDFYYKDDKLGDPILTERRMKLLDLISPSQIEKVENITRSVNKILKEYFDSLDLLLVDFKLEFGFNSFSKIVIADEISPDNCRFWDKTNSDPKGRILDKDRFRQDLGGVIDAYEEILKRIEKDSSNPS from the coding sequence ATGAATCATATCCAAGGATCACTAATTTATGAAGGCAAGGCAAAAAGAGTTTTTGCTTGTGAAAATCCAAATAGGGTTTTAATAGAGTTCAAAAATGATGCTACAGCTTTTAACGCAAAAAAACGATCAGAGATCGAAGGTAAAGGGCGCCTGAATTGCAAAATTTCTGCGGCACTTTTTAAATTGCTTGAATCGAATGGAATCCCCACGCACTTTATTGAACTTCAATCGGAAACATTCATGATTGCGGATAAAATTGAAGTAATTCCTTTAGAAGTTGTTATTCGGAATATTGCTACAGGTTCATTATGCAGAGAAACACCGATCAATCAAGGAACAATATTAAACCCGCCACTCCTCGATTTTTATTATAAAGATGATAAATTGGGAGATCCTATACTAACAGAAAGAAGAATGAAATTGCTTGATTTGATTAGTCCTTCTCAGATAGAAAAAGTAGAGAATATTACTAGAAGTGTAAATAAAATTTTAAAAGAATATTTTGATTCACTAGATTTATTATTGGTTGATTTTAAATTAGAGTTCGGTTTTAATTCATTTAGCAAAATTGTGATAGCCGATGAAATAAGTCCAGATAATTGTAGGTTTTGGGATAAGACAAATTCTGATCCTAAGGGACGTATCCTTGACAAAGACCGATTTCGGCAAGATCTTGGAGGGGTGATAGATGCTTATGAGGAGATTTTGAAACGTATAGAAAAAGACTCTTCTAACCCTTCTTAA
- a CDS encoding BamA/TamA family outer membrane protein: MFKRPAISNQKLISKSAYAIALAVPFISLFGETKASKIISSENQFFVENKLTQSLRFTHQSNHNRFNLNLEDFLISEGKNQNDKNTIVEEKRVLISEIIIQGLEDHPDKERLEVIAYDAMLIRPGSKVISEDVKKDLDRIYSTGWFSGAKIESLQSPIGVQLLIKIEPNPILNNISIIPLERKLSNTKLNEIFNNDYGKTLNLNTLQIRIKEIKDWYSSQGYSLARISGPSRVTKEGRVELNIQEGYIAGIQINFIDEDGNTEDEKGKLIKGKTKKWVIERELITKVGDIFNRNKLESDIKRLYSTSLFNDVKVTLKPVSNEPGKIVVSLGVTEQRTGSLTGGLGYSGGQGVFGQIGLQESNLVGRAWSSNMNLTYGEYGALLNLSLYDPWIKNDKYRTSLRTSLYLSREVPQEFRSQDGGSIRGVTDRYEAPNSLISYDTNQSQKLDVNDDNTLIETGPFANLSSAQLSAPQFSWFDYEGDSIVLERTGGGFSFARPLNGGQPLKKVPWSVLIGANFQKVKPIDYAGDKRPYGVASTNFLDGKVPENEVICVAYNCSTENTLVSFKSAVTYNNLDNSRNPTSGDYLNIGSEQFFSLGENSPTFNRTRLNYSRFYPVNWLKFHKGCRPKPGEKSDCSQSIGFQAKIGTIIGDLPPYEAFCLGGASSVRGWSSCDLGVARNFGEATGEYRFPIWRLVSGVLFVDAGSDFGSQSSVPGKPGKILEKPGSGFSVGPGAVINTPVGPIRIEAATQDFSGNWRYNIGIGWKF; encoded by the coding sequence ATGTTCAAAAGACCCGCCATCTCTAATCAAAAATTAATAAGCAAAAGTGCGTATGCAATTGCTTTGGCAGTTCCTTTTATTAGTCTTTTTGGAGAAACTAAAGCCTCTAAAATAATCTCAAGTGAAAATCAATTTTTTGTTGAAAACAAGCTGACTCAAAGTCTGAGATTTACTCACCAATCAAATCATAATAGGTTTAATTTAAATCTTGAAGATTTTTTAATTTCTGAGGGAAAAAATCAAAATGATAAAAATACTATTGTTGAAGAAAAAAGAGTATTAATTTCAGAGATTATTATTCAGGGACTTGAAGATCATCCTGACAAAGAGCGTTTAGAAGTCATTGCTTATGATGCAATGTTAATTAGACCAGGTAGTAAAGTTATAAGTGAAGATGTTAAGAAAGATTTAGATCGAATTTATTCAACAGGCTGGTTCTCTGGTGCAAAAATCGAGTCTTTGCAGAGTCCTATAGGAGTTCAACTTCTGATTAAGATTGAACCTAATCCGATATTAAATAATATAAGTATAATTCCGCTTGAAAGAAAACTATCTAATACAAAATTAAATGAGATTTTTAATAATGATTATGGAAAAACCTTAAATCTCAATACTCTACAAATAAGGATCAAAGAAATTAAGGATTGGTATAGTAGTCAAGGATACTCATTGGCAAGAATATCTGGTCCAAGCCGTGTAACTAAAGAAGGCAGAGTTGAACTAAATATTCAAGAAGGATATATTGCTGGCATTCAGATAAATTTTATAGATGAAGATGGAAATACAGAAGATGAAAAAGGTAAGTTGATAAAAGGAAAAACAAAGAAATGGGTAATTGAAAGAGAATTAATTACCAAAGTTGGAGATATTTTTAATAGAAATAAATTAGAATCAGATATCAAAAGATTATACTCAACTTCACTTTTCAATGATGTTAAAGTAACTCTTAAACCAGTAAGTAATGAACCTGGAAAGATTGTAGTTTCACTAGGCGTAACAGAGCAAAGGACAGGTTCATTGACTGGGGGGCTTGGCTATAGTGGAGGACAAGGTGTATTTGGACAGATAGGATTGCAAGAGTCCAATTTGGTTGGGAGAGCATGGTCATCAAATATGAACTTGACTTATGGAGAATATGGAGCACTCCTAAATCTTTCTTTATACGATCCCTGGATTAAAAATGATAAATATAGAACATCTTTAAGAACTTCATTATATTTAAGTAGAGAAGTACCTCAAGAATTTAGGAGTCAAGATGGCGGAAGTATTCGAGGAGTTACAGATAGATATGAAGCACCTAATTCATTAATAAGTTACGACACTAATCAATCACAGAAGTTAGACGTAAACGATGATAATACTTTAATTGAAACGGGCCCATTTGCTAATCTTTCTTCTGCTCAGTTATCTGCACCCCAATTTAGCTGGTTTGATTATGAGGGCGACTCTATTGTTCTTGAGCGAACAGGAGGAGGTTTCTCTTTTGCAAGACCTTTGAATGGTGGTCAGCCTTTAAAAAAGGTTCCTTGGAGTGTACTTATTGGTGCAAATTTCCAGAAGGTTAAGCCAATAGACTACGCCGGAGATAAAAGACCTTATGGCGTAGCATCAACAAATTTTTTAGATGGTAAAGTTCCTGAGAATGAAGTTATTTGTGTCGCATATAATTGCTCTACAGAAAATACATTAGTTAGCTTCAAAAGTGCCGTTACTTACAACAATTTAGATAATTCACGAAATCCAACTTCTGGAGATTATTTAAATATTGGTTCTGAACAGTTTTTTAGTTTAGGTGAGAATTCTCCTACTTTTAATAGAACTAGGTTAAATTATTCTCGTTTTTATCCTGTTAATTGGTTGAAGTTTCATAAGGGTTGTCGCCCTAAGCCTGGTGAAAAATCAGATTGCTCACAATCGATAGGGTTTCAAGCAAAGATTGGAACAATCATCGGAGATTTACCACCTTATGAAGCATTTTGCTTAGGAGGAGCCAGTTCTGTTAGAGGTTGGAGTTCTTGTGATCTAGGCGTAGCAAGAAATTTTGGAGAGGCAACAGGAGAATACAGATTTCCTATTTGGCGATTAGTTTCCGGAGTTCTATTTGTTGATGCAGGATCTGATTTTGGTTCTCAATCAAGTGTCCCAGGGAAGCCTGGAAAAATCCTAGAAAAACCAGGATCTGGTTTTTCTGTTGGACCTGGAGCAGTCATTAATACACCTGTTGGCCCAATTCGGATAGAGGCAGCGACTCAAGATTTTAGTGGTAATTGGCGATATAACATCGGAATTGGCTGGAAATTCTAG
- the msrA gene encoding peptide-methionine (S)-S-oxide reductase MsrA, producing MIAMKKIFRRLLVFSMLLQLLIACPSQAFAESEEAIFAGGCFWCLEHDLEKLDGVVSAESGYSGGDLINPTYQDHSGHQEVVKVIFDSHIISYKNLLKQYWVNIDPFDNKGQFCDRGDSYKPVIFTSNEEQKRDAKESKENISVGLNIPFEQLKVDIVESKVFWIAENYHQDFAVKNPLKYNFYRASCGRDNRLKKVWG from the coding sequence ATGATCGCTATGAAGAAAATCTTCAGAAGACTATTAGTATTTTCTATGCTTCTGCAATTATTAATAGCTTGCCCTTCGCAAGCATTTGCCGAATCAGAAGAAGCTATTTTTGCAGGCGGTTGCTTTTGGTGCCTAGAACATGATCTAGAAAAACTTGATGGAGTCGTCTCTGCGGAAAGTGGATACTCCGGAGGAGATTTAATTAATCCCACATACCAAGATCATAGTGGGCATCAAGAAGTTGTAAAAGTTATTTTCGACTCTCATATTATTAGCTATAAAAATTTGCTTAAGCAGTATTGGGTTAATATTGACCCTTTTGATAATAAGGGACAATTTTGTGATAGAGGTGATTCATATAAGCCAGTTATTTTTACATCTAATGAAGAGCAAAAGCGGGATGCAAAAGAGAGTAAAGAAAATATCTCTGTTGGATTAAATATACCCTTTGAGCAATTAAAGGTTGATATTGTTGAGTCAAAAGTCTTTTGGATAGCAGAGAACTATCATCAAGATTTTGCAGTTAAAAATCCACTCAAATACAATTTTTATAGAGCGAGTTGCGGTAGAGATAATAGATTAAAAAAAGTCTGGGGCTAA
- the lpxC gene encoding UDP-3-O-acyl-N-acetylglucosamine deacetylase: MFSFPDDYEQGWTLQNEIKKDGIGLHTGLKCTVIIKPTELPGFHISFSNEPNKVSLIDISQVRNTPLCTTLDVNGKKVATVEHLLASLIGSGLTHAHMEITGSEIPLLDGSAIGWIEEIQKVGMVNSITSPRPRPELKSPIFVSKGESVIFAIPSKKLQLVGLIDFPYKAIGQQMFSIELSPNNFVKEIAPARTFGFLDQLEELKKAGLIKGGALENALVCNGDSWVNPPLRFSNEPVRHKLLDLIGDLAFVGLPKAQIFVYKGSHALHAEFAASLHKVLN, from the coding sequence GTGTTCTCCTTCCCCGATGACTATGAACAAGGTTGGACGCTTCAAAATGAAATTAAAAAAGATGGTATTGGATTGCATACAGGTCTTAAATGCACAGTCATAATTAAGCCAACAGAATTACCTGGATTTCATATCTCTTTTTCAAATGAACCTAATAAAGTTAGCCTCATAGATATTTCGCAAGTAAGGAACACTCCTTTATGTACAACTCTTGATGTGAATGGAAAAAAAGTAGCTACCGTTGAACACTTATTGGCTTCATTAATTGGATCAGGCTTAACTCATGCACATATGGAAATAACTGGCAGTGAGATTCCCTTGCTTGATGGTTCTGCTATTGGTTGGATCGAGGAAATTCAAAAGGTAGGAATGGTTAATTCCATTACATCTCCCAGACCAAGGCCAGAACTCAAATCTCCAATTTTTGTTAGCAAAGGAGAAAGTGTAATTTTCGCAATACCATCAAAAAAATTGCAATTAGTAGGTTTGATTGATTTCCCATATAAGGCAATCGGACAGCAAATGTTTTCTATTGAGCTGTCCCCAAATAATTTTGTTAAAGAAATTGCACCTGCACGAACTTTTGGCTTTCTTGATCAGTTAGAAGAATTAAAGAAAGCTGGTCTAATTAAAGGAGGAGCTCTTGAAAATGCGTTGGTTTGTAATGGTGATTCTTGGGTTAATCCACCCTTGAGATTTTCAAACGAACCAGTGCGTCATAAATTGCTTGACTTGATTGGAGATTTAGCTTTTGTTGGATTACCGAAAGCGCAAATTTTTGTTTATAAAGGGTCTCACGCTCTTCATGCTGAATTTGCAGCTTCTCTTCATAAGGTATTAAATTAA
- the lpxB gene encoding lipid-A-disaccharide synthase → MKLLISTGEVSGDLQGSLLINALKTNAEKRKIELEVIALGGERMKEAGAKLISNTSSIGAIGFLEALPYILPTLNAQSKIDNYLSSSPPDAVVLIDYMGPNIRLGLKVKKKFPNIPIVYYIAPQEWAWRLGDSGTTDLINFTDKILAIFEEEAKFYSNKGGNVKFVGHPMLDFYRNIPTREESLRRIGLTADQKLLLIIPASRKQELKYILPTLLKAAKLLQEKDPSITVLIPSGLNEFDELLNNSLKEYSLSGRIILSNEVDDLKPFIFSAAHLALAKSGTINMELALNSVPQIVGYKVSRVTAFFARYLLRFNVKYISPVNLLLNKMLIPEFIQEDFIAEKIFNAALKILEDNSTKENIKLGYEKLKNKLGKPGVTDRASKDILDLLVE, encoded by the coding sequence ATGAAGTTATTAATCAGCACTGGTGAAGTCTCTGGAGACTTACAGGGAAGTTTATTAATAAATGCTTTAAAGACTAATGCAGAAAAAAGAAAAATTGAATTAGAGGTAATTGCTTTAGGCGGTGAAAGGATGAAAGAAGCTGGAGCTAAATTAATATCTAATACTTCGTCGATAGGTGCGATTGGTTTTTTAGAAGCTCTTCCTTATATTCTACCAACTTTAAATGCACAATCAAAAATTGACAATTATTTAAGTTCTTCCCCACCTGATGCAGTTGTGTTAATAGATTATATGGGGCCAAATATTCGACTAGGATTAAAAGTAAAAAAAAAGTTCCCTAATATTCCAATAGTCTATTATATCGCGCCTCAGGAATGGGCATGGAGATTAGGTGATTCGGGTACAACAGATTTGATTAATTTTACAGATAAAATATTAGCTATCTTTGAAGAGGAAGCTAAATTTTATTCAAATAAGGGAGGAAATGTAAAATTTGTAGGTCATCCAATGTTGGATTTCTATAGAAATATTCCTACTAGAGAAGAATCCTTGAGAAGAATAGGATTAACGGCGGATCAGAAACTTCTTCTTATTATCCCAGCTTCTCGAAAACAAGAACTTAAATATATTTTACCCACATTACTAAAAGCAGCTAAGCTTCTTCAGGAAAAAGATCCTTCTATCACTGTTCTAATACCATCAGGACTAAATGAATTTGATGAACTATTAAATAATTCTTTAAAAGAATATTCTCTTTCTGGAAGGATTATTTTATCTAATGAAGTTGATGATTTAAAACCATTTATATTTTCAGCGGCTCATCTTGCTTTAGCCAAATCTGGAACGATAAATATGGAATTGGCTCTAAATTCAGTTCCGCAAATCGTGGGATATAAAGTAAGTAGAGTTACTGCTTTTTTCGCAAGATATTTATTAAGATTCAATGTTAAATATATTTCCCCAGTTAATCTTCTTTTAAATAAAATGTTAATACCAGAGTTTATACAAGAGGACTTTATAGCTGAAAAAATTTTTAATGCAGCATTGAAAATCCTTGAAGATAATTCAACAAAAGAGAACATAAAGCTTGGTTATGAAAAATTGAAAAATAAATTAGGAAAACCTGGAGTTACAGATAGGGCATCAAAGGATATTCTGGACTTATTAGTTGAATGA
- the lpxA gene encoding acyl-ACP--UDP-N-acetylglucosamine O-acyltransferase: MSERQSSESLIADKEVNIHKFADVSPKAELGRGVCVGSGSVIGPDVIVGPNTWIGANVIIEGKVKIGSNNKIFPGACIGLEPQDLKYGGDSTDVLIGDNNTFRECVTINRATFEGEKTIVGNQNLLMAYSHLGHNCDIGSSVVIANSVQIAGHVVVDDRAVIGGCLGIHQFVHIGYLAMVGGMTRVDRDVPPYCLVEGHPGRMRGLNKVGIKRQTLDKDSKEEYLQLKRIWNLLFKSEYVISDGLKMARQENLLKSSERLCGFIELSIGKGRRGPMPHFISTNK; this comes from the coding sequence ATGAGTGAACGTCAATCTTCTGAAAGCTTAATTGCAGATAAAGAAGTAAATATTCATAAATTTGCAGACGTCTCTCCAAAAGCTGAACTTGGCAGAGGTGTATGTGTAGGTTCAGGCTCTGTTATTGGTCCAGATGTAATCGTTGGTCCTAATACTTGGATAGGAGCAAATGTAATTATCGAGGGGAAAGTAAAAATAGGATCTAATAATAAGATTTTCCCAGGAGCATGTATTGGATTAGAACCCCAAGATTTGAAGTATGGAGGAGATTCTACTGATGTTTTAATTGGAGATAATAATACTTTTAGAGAATGTGTAACTATTAATAGGGCCACCTTTGAAGGGGAGAAAACTATAGTTGGGAATCAAAATTTGTTAATGGCTTATTCACATTTAGGACATAATTGTGATATTGGAAGCAGTGTAGTTATAGCTAATAGCGTGCAGATTGCAGGTCACGTTGTTGTTGATGATAGAGCTGTTATTGGAGGTTGCTTGGGGATACATCAATTTGTTCATATTGGTTATTTGGCTATGGTTGGAGGCATGACAAGAGTTGATAGAGATGTTCCTCCATATTGCTTAGTGGAAGGACATCCTGGAAGAATGCGAGGACTAAATAAAGTTGGAATTAAAAGGCAAACTTTAGATAAAGATAGTAAAGAAGAATATCTACAGTTGAAAAGAATTTGGAACTTATTATTTAAATCTGAATATGTGATTTCTGATGGTTTAAAAATGGCAAGACAAGAGAATTTATTAAAATCTTCCGAAAGACTATGTGGATTTATAGAACTCTCTATTGGAAAAGGTAGAAGAGGACCAATGCCTCATTTTATTTCAACTAATAAATAA
- the purD gene encoding phosphoribosylamine--glycine ligase: protein MTKNQKAEELKKILIVGSGGRENSIAWALSKNQSIEQIYVCPGNGGTANFEKCICLKPKPEDAQAIIEESQRLGINLVIIGPEVPLAEGLADKMREAGLTVFGPGKDGAQLEASKDWSKALMLENNIPTAKYWSTKSKEEALEILRKFNQPLVVKADGLAAGKGVTVCETIEESKEAIKEIFSGKFGSAGNKVILEEKIEGPEVSIFALCDGEKLIVLPPAQDHKRLLNGDNGPNTGGMGAYAPALLINEQDLQDLTELVLIPTLKGLKKKNINYIGVIYAGLMLTSSGPKVIEFNCRFGDPECQALMPLMGDEFASVLFACARGEIENAPKLSFNSEYSACIVAASQGYPESPQKGDKIEINVESNSSLQIFHAGTTVDKFDNIITSGGRVLSIVAQGESFDKAFDLAYSNLKKINFNGMHFRKDIGYQVRNI from the coding sequence ATGACAAAGAATCAAAAGGCTGAGGAATTAAAAAAAATATTAATAGTTGGAAGTGGAGGAAGAGAAAACTCTATTGCTTGGGCTCTATCAAAAAATCAATCTATTGAACAAATATATGTTTGTCCCGGCAATGGTGGAACCGCCAACTTTGAAAAATGTATTTGCCTAAAACCTAAACCTGAAGATGCACAAGCGATCATTGAGGAATCTCAGCGACTTGGAATTAATTTAGTAATCATTGGTCCTGAGGTCCCTTTAGCTGAGGGCTTGGCAGATAAAATGCGTGAAGCAGGATTAACAGTTTTTGGTCCAGGCAAAGATGGTGCTCAATTAGAAGCAAGTAAAGACTGGTCTAAAGCTTTAATGTTAGAGAACAATATTCCTACAGCTAAGTACTGGTCTACAAAATCTAAAGAAGAAGCACTAGAAATTCTTAGAAAATTCAACCAACCTCTTGTTGTCAAAGCAGATGGTCTTGCCGCAGGTAAAGGTGTAACTGTTTGTGAAACCATTGAGGAATCTAAGGAGGCAATTAAGGAAATATTTTCTGGAAAGTTTGGCTCTGCAGGAAATAAAGTTATTCTTGAAGAAAAAATTGAAGGGCCAGAAGTTTCTATTTTTGCCCTTTGTGATGGAGAGAAATTAATAGTTCTTCCTCCAGCTCAGGATCACAAAAGATTACTTAACGGAGACAATGGTCCAAATACAGGCGGTATGGGAGCTTATGCACCTGCACTTTTAATTAACGAACAAGATCTTCAAGACTTAACTGAACTGGTTCTTATCCCAACTTTAAAAGGTTTGAAAAAAAAGAATATCAACTACATTGGCGTTATTTATGCCGGCCTAATGCTTACATCGTCAGGGCCAAAAGTTATTGAATTTAATTGCCGCTTTGGGGATCCAGAATGTCAGGCTTTAATGCCCTTAATGGGAGATGAATTTGCTTCTGTCCTTTTTGCTTGTGCTCGAGGAGAGATTGAAAATGCACCAAAACTTTCATTTAACTCTGAATACAGTGCTTGTATAGTTGCAGCCTCTCAGGGATATCCGGAAAGTCCACAAAAAGGTGACAAGATTGAAATCAATGTTGAATCAAATTCTTCACTCCAAATTTTTCATGCAGGTACCACAGTCGACAAATTTGACAATATAATTACCTCTGGGGGAAGAGTTCTTTCGATAGTTGCTCAGGGAGAAAGTTTCGACAAAGCTTTCGATTTAGCCTACTCTAACCTTAAAAAAATCAACTTTAATGGTATGCATTTTCGCAAAGATATAGGTTACCAAGTTAGAAATATTTGA